One genomic segment of Acidobacteriota bacterium includes these proteins:
- a CDS encoding ABC transporter ATP-binding protein, whose product MLRAERLTKRYRGIPVVDQVTFEVKPGEVVGYLGPNGSGKSTTVKMLTTLLEPSQGQIFFNGQPIQVDLHGFKKRLGYVPEESHLYPYLTGTEYLQLVGRLRSIPERLLNEKIDAFLRLFLLHPFRHSAISAYSNGMRRKILISAALLHNPDIVIFDEPDSGLDIGSGLVLRSLVQTLAEENKIVLYCSHLLDVVEKLCSKVAILYRGRIVANDSIDHLRTLMRRPSLEDVFTELVRQEDPCHVARDIVNVMKY is encoded by the coding sequence GTGCTTAGAGCGGAAAGACTCACCAAGCGATACCGCGGCATCCCGGTAGTTGACCAGGTCACATTTGAGGTGAAGCCCGGGGAAGTCGTTGGGTATTTGGGACCGAACGGCTCGGGCAAAAGCACTACGGTGAAGATGCTGACCACTCTGCTGGAACCGTCTCAAGGACAGATCTTTTTCAATGGCCAGCCAATCCAAGTTGACCTTCACGGATTCAAGAAACGCTTGGGCTATGTTCCCGAGGAGTCCCATCTCTATCCCTATTTGACGGGAACTGAATACTTGCAGTTGGTCGGTCGACTGCGCTCCATACCGGAAAGGTTGCTAAACGAAAAAATCGACGCATTTCTACGGTTGTTTTTGCTCCACCCCTTCCGCCACTCTGCTATTTCGGCTTACTCCAATGGAATGCGACGAAAGATCTTGATCTCTGCTGCTTTGCTCCACAACCCTGACATTGTCATATTCGATGAGCCGGATTCCGGGCTGGACATCGGGTCGGGTTTAGTTCTGAGGAGCCTTGTCCAGACGTTGGCTGAGGAAAACAAGATCGTCCTTTACTGTTCTCATCTCCTCGATGTCGTCGAGAAGCTTTGCTCGAAAGTCGCGATTCTCTACCGGGGAAGGATTGTTGCGAATGACTCGATCGACCACTTGAGAACCTTGATGCGAAGACCCTCACTCGAGGACGTGTTCACCGAGCTGGTGCGCCAAGAGGACCCATGCCATGTGGCGCGCGACATTGTGAACGTCATGAAATACTGA